A window from Lactiplantibacillus pentosus encodes these proteins:
- the rplR gene encoding 50S ribosomal protein L18, which yields MTIVISKPDKNKTRQRRHARVRGKISGTAERPRLNVYRSNKNIYAQVIDDVEGVTLASASTLDSEVKGNNKTEQAASVGEVVAKRAAEKKITDVVFDRGGYLYHGRVQALAEAARENGLKF from the coding sequence GTGACTATTGTGATTTCCAAACCAGATAAAAACAAAACACGTCAACGTCGTCACGCACGTGTTCGCGGTAAGATTTCTGGTACTGCTGAGCGCCCACGCTTAAATGTTTATCGTTCAAACAAAAACATCTACGCTCAAGTTATTGATGATGTAGAGGGTGTAACGCTCGCAAGTGCCTCAACTTTAGATAGCGAAGTTAAGGGTAACAACAAAACTGAACAAGCTGCGTCTGTCGGTGAAGTTGTTGCTAAACGGGCTGCTGAAAAGAAAATTACTGATGTAGTTTTCGACCGTGGCGGTTACTTATATCATGGTCGGGTTCAAGCTTTGGCTGAAGCCGCTCGTGAAAACGGACTTAAATTCTAA
- the rplF gene encoding 50S ribosomal protein L6 yields MSRIGYKVIELPAGVEVSQAGEVVTVKGPKGTLTRNIASDITMTVEGNEVKFTRPSDDYKMKALHGTTRANVNNMVEGVTKGFTKNLQLVGVGYRAQLQGKKLVLSVGYSHPVEFETPENLTIEVPDNTHINISGIGKQAVGDFAAEVRAVRSPEPYKGKGIRYVDEYVRRKEGKTGK; encoded by the coding sequence GTGAGTCGTATTGGTTATAAAGTAATTGAACTACCTGCTGGGGTAGAAGTATCACAAGCTGGTGAAGTCGTTACGGTTAAGGGTCCTAAGGGTACTTTGACGCGCAACATTGCCAGTGATATTACGATGACGGTTGAAGGCAACGAAGTTAAATTCACTCGTCCATCAGATGACTACAAGATGAAGGCATTACACGGTACTACCCGTGCTAATGTGAACAACATGGTTGAAGGAGTTACTAAAGGCTTTACTAAGAACCTTCAATTGGTCGGTGTTGGTTACCGTGCCCAATTGCAAGGCAAGAAGTTAGTATTAAGCGTTGGTTACTCACATCCTGTTGAATTCGAAACGCCAGAAAACTTGACAATTGAAGTTCCTGACAACACGCACATCAATATCTCTGGTATTGGTAAGCAAGCTGTTGGTGACTTTGCTGCCGAAGTTCGGGCCGTTCGTTCACCTGAACCTTACAAAGGTAAAGGGATTCGTTACGTCGATGAATATGTTCGTCGTAAGGAAGGTAAGACTGGTAAATAA